The proteins below come from a single Chryseobacterium sp. MA9 genomic window:
- the dapF gene encoding diaminopimelate epimerase, with translation MEFYKYQGTGNDFVMVDNRDLQFTKDKGIIEKLCDRRFGIGADGLILLENDPNYDFKMVYYNSDGGESTMCGNGGRCLVAFAFFLDIFEDKCKFIATDGEHEAEIHNGIIKLKMINVDTISQDGNDFVLNTGSPHYVKYVENLPDYNVYSEGNGIRNSEKYKEKGINVNFVEKISDNEIFVRTYERGVEDETYSCGTGVTASALTFLQKHNLTSVKVKTLGGNLKVHAEKSGDTFQNIWLEGPAKQVFRGKTDLL, from the coding sequence ATGGAATTTTATAAATATCAGGGAACAGGGAATGATTTTGTAATGGTAGACAACCGTGATCTGCAATTTACTAAAGACAAAGGTATTATTGAAAAACTATGTGACAGACGTTTTGGGATAGGTGCTGACGGCCTTATTCTGCTGGAAAACGATCCAAACTACGACTTCAAAATGGTGTACTACAATTCTGACGGAGGAGAAAGTACCATGTGCGGAAACGGAGGAAGATGTCTTGTAGCTTTTGCTTTTTTCCTTGACATCTTTGAAGATAAATGCAAATTTATCGCAACAGACGGAGAACATGAAGCTGAAATCCATAACGGGATCATTAAATTGAAAATGATTAATGTAGACACCATTTCACAAGATGGAAATGACTTTGTTCTGAATACAGGATCTCCACATTATGTAAAATATGTAGAAAATCTTCCGGATTACAACGTGTATAGTGAAGGAAACGGGATCAGAAATTCGGAAAAATATAAAGAAAAAGGAATCAATGTAAACTTTGTAGAAAAAATTTCTGATAATGAAATTTTTGTAAGAACCTATGAACGAGGCGTTGAGGACGAAACTTACAGTTGCGGAACAGGAGTTACAGCTTCTGCTTTAACTTTTCTTCAAAAACATAATCTAACCTCTGTAAAAGTTAAAACTTTAGGCGGAAATCTTAAAGTACATGCTGAAAAAAGCGGAGATACATTCCAGAACATTTGGCTGGAAGGTCCTGCAAAGCAAGTTTTTAGAGGTAAAACAGATCTTCTTTAA
- a CDS encoding S8 family peptidase, translated as MKKLLLFCFLTGYLHVSAQTELVFVFFTDKPNKAAFYANPLSELSQKSLNRRTTLGIPLNDQDAPIEQSYLQNLQNLGFTVTDYSKWLNGAAVNATPAQKTLLQAQSFVLSVESFARNSSTTVKTLPVKWKDDASVNKILTNFNYGSGAGQIDQVNIRPLHLAGYTGTGISIAVIDAGFPTVNTGTAFSRLWNGNHIKAAYDFVTKTGNIYNTALSPHGSVVLGAIGGYLENIFVGAAPDADFYLYRSENANVEVPEEELYWIEAAEEADRKGVEIITSSLGYNIFDESRYNYTYANMNGSTSFIARGAGIAAEKGIFVLAAAGNSGLQPWHYLMTPSDNAKVFSIGSVDSAGNASGFSSFGPNSLGVVKPDGSTQGTATTTVYDNATTIVNGTSISTPIAAGGVACLIQAFPTMNREQMRTKLRQTASLYPAHSDQTGYGILNFGSLYNLVLNTSEIVKKENFSIFPNPVKNILNIASEQEVLSLEIYDNLGRLIRKSNHQKSIKVDDFAKGTYYLKIQMKDKVYYEKFLKE; from the coding sequence ATGAAAAAACTTTTACTCTTTTGTTTCCTAACGGGTTATCTTCATGTATCTGCCCAAACAGAACTTGTGTTTGTTTTCTTTACGGATAAGCCCAACAAAGCTGCGTTTTATGCCAATCCGCTTTCTGAACTCAGCCAGAAATCACTCAACAGACGTACAACGCTGGGAATTCCTCTCAACGATCAGGATGCCCCTATTGAACAGTCTTATCTTCAGAATCTTCAAAATTTAGGATTTACCGTTACAGATTATTCAAAATGGCTTAACGGAGCGGCAGTCAATGCTACTCCTGCCCAAAAAACACTGCTGCAGGCTCAATCTTTTGTTTTATCTGTTGAAAGTTTTGCAAGAAACAGTTCTACTACCGTAAAAACATTACCCGTAAAATGGAAAGACGATGCAAGTGTCAATAAAATACTCACCAACTTTAATTATGGTTCAGGTGCCGGCCAAATCGACCAGGTCAATATCCGGCCACTTCACCTGGCAGGTTATACCGGAACAGGGATTTCTATAGCAGTCATTGATGCCGGATTTCCAACAGTAAATACAGGAACAGCTTTTTCAAGATTATGGAATGGTAATCATATAAAAGCGGCCTATGATTTTGTTACCAAAACCGGAAATATTTACAATACAGCACTCAGTCCCCATGGTTCTGTTGTTTTAGGAGCTATTGGCGGGTATCTGGAAAATATATTTGTTGGCGCTGCTCCTGATGCTGATTTCTATCTCTACCGAAGTGAAAATGCCAATGTAGAGGTTCCTGAAGAAGAACTATACTGGATTGAAGCTGCTGAGGAAGCAGACAGAAAAGGGGTAGAAATCATCACCTCATCACTGGGATACAATATTTTTGATGAGAGCCGTTACAATTATACGTATGCAAATATGAACGGAAGTACTTCTTTCATTGCGCGGGGAGCAGGTATTGCTGCTGAAAAAGGAATTTTTGTTCTTGCTGCTGCCGGAAATTCCGGGCTGCAGCCATGGCATTATCTGATGACACCGTCTGACAATGCTAAAGTATTTTCTATCGGGTCTGTAGATTCAGCCGGAAATGCATCCGGATTTTCTTCTTTCGGGCCTAACTCTCTTGGAGTGGTAAAACCTGACGGAAGCACTCAAGGAACCGCTACAACTACAGTGTATGATAATGCTACTACAATTGTGAACGGAACATCCATTTCTACTCCTATTGCTGCCGGAGGTGTGGCATGCCTTATCCAGGCATTTCCAACGATGAACAGGGAGCAGATGAGAACAAAGCTAAGGCAAACTGCTTCACTTTATCCTGCCCATTCAGATCAGACAGGATATGGTATTCTTAATTTCGGAAGTTTGTATAATCTCGTTCTGAATACTTCTGAAATCGTAAAAAAGGAAAACTTTTCTATATTCCCGAATCCTGTTAAAAACATCCTGAATATAGCATCAGAGCAGGAGGTTCTGTCTTTGGAAATTTATGATAACCTTGGAAGGCTAATCAGAAAAAGCAACCATCAGAAATCTATAAAAGTGGATGATTTTGCAAAAGGGACTTATTACCTGAAAATTCAGATGAAGGATAAAGTTTACTATGAGAAATTCTTAAAGGAATAA
- a CDS encoding adenylyltransferase/cytidyltransferase family protein, with the protein MKTQRIGITFSSFDLLHAGHIKMLEEAKTVCDYLIVGLQIDPSHDRPNKNKPSQTIVERYIQLKAVNAVDEIIPYYTEEDLLDILKSFVIDVRIIGDDYMDKDFTGKKYCEEKGIEIFYNKRDHRFSTSDLRRRIYEAEKEKDSRAEPVK; encoded by the coding sequence ATGAAGACACAGAGAATAGGGATTACATTTTCCTCATTTGACTTATTACATGCAGGGCACATCAAAATGCTTGAAGAAGCTAAAACTGTATGTGACTATTTAATCGTTGGGCTTCAGATCGACCCTTCCCATGATCGTCCCAACAAAAATAAGCCAAGCCAGACTATCGTTGAAAGGTATATTCAGCTGAAAGCAGTAAATGCTGTGGATGAGATCATTCCTTATTATACGGAAGAAGATCTTCTGGATATTTTAAAATCATTTGTGATTGATGTAAGAATCATTGGGGATGATTATATGGACAAAGACTTTACAGGTAAGAAATACTGTGAAGAAAAAGGAATTGAGATCTTTTATAACAAAAGAGACCATAGGTTTTCCACCAGTGATCTGAGAAGAAGAATCTATGAAGCTGAAAAAGAAAAAGACTCCAGAGCTGAACCTGTAAAATAA
- a CDS encoding DegT/DnrJ/EryC1/StrS aminotransferase family protein, whose translation MKKIQMVDLQSQYYKIKNDVDNAVLNVMDSAAFINGPEVKSFQNELESYLEVKHVIPCANGTDALQIALMALDLKEGDEIITADFTFAATVEVIHLLKLKSVLVDVDYDTFTISTEQIKKAITPRTKAIIPVHIFGQCANMEEILKIAEEHNLYVIEDNAQAIGSEYTFSDGSVKQAGTMSTVGTTSFFPSKNLGCYGDGGAIFTNNDELAHRLRGIVNHGMYERYYHDEVGVNSRLDSIQAAVLRKKLPHLDSYNEARKRAADFYDEAFEGNPNILTPKRAENSTHVFHQYTLRILNGKRNELQKFLTEKEIPAMIYYPVALRKQKAYFQESNDADFVNTDKLLDQVISLPMHTELDEEQLKYITDAVLEFMK comes from the coding sequence ATGAAAAAAATTCAGATGGTTGACTTGCAAAGTCAGTATTACAAAATAAAGAATGATGTAGACAATGCCGTTTTGAATGTAATGGACTCTGCAGCGTTTATTAACGGACCTGAAGTAAAGTCTTTCCAGAATGAATTGGAGTCTTATTTAGAAGTAAAACATGTGATTCCATGTGCCAATGGTACAGACGCATTACAAATTGCCTTAATGGCCCTGGATCTGAAAGAAGGAGATGAGATCATCACAGCTGATTTTACTTTTGCTGCAACAGTAGAAGTAATTCACCTGCTTAAGTTAAAATCTGTATTGGTAGATGTAGATTATGATACATTCACCATTTCTACAGAACAGATTAAAAAAGCTATTACGCCAAGAACAAAAGCGATTATTCCTGTGCACATTTTCGGACAGTGCGCCAATATGGAAGAAATTTTGAAAATTGCTGAAGAGCACAATCTATATGTTATTGAAGACAACGCTCAGGCAATCGGTTCAGAATATACATTCTCCGACGGAAGTGTAAAACAGGCAGGAACAATGTCTACAGTTGGAACAACTTCTTTCTTCCCTTCAAAAAATCTTGGATGCTACGGAGATGGAGGAGCTATTTTCACTAATAATGATGAGTTAGCACACCGTTTGAGAGGGATTGTAAACCATGGAATGTACGAAAGGTACTACCATGATGAGGTAGGAGTAAACTCCCGTCTGGACAGCATTCAGGCTGCGGTTTTAAGAAAAAAACTTCCTCACCTTGATTCTTACAACGAAGCAAGAAAAAGAGCCGCAGATTTTTATGATGAAGCATTTGAAGGAAACCCCAATATCCTGACTCCAAAAAGAGCTGAGAATTCTACTCACGTATTCCACCAGTATACTTTAAGAATTCTGAACGGAAAACGTAATGAGCTTCAGAAGTTTTTAACAGAAAAAGAAATCCCTGCAATGATCTATTATCCGGTAGCATTAAGAAAGCAAAAAGCTTATTTCCAGGAAAGTAATGATGCAGACTTTGTGAATACAGACAAGCTGTTGGATCAGGTAATTTCTTTACCAATGCATACAGAATTAGACGAAGAACAACTGAAGTATATTACGGATGCTGTTCTTGAGTTTATGAAATAA
- the pnuC gene encoding nicotinamide riboside transporter PnuC, whose protein sequence is MNLYDLFVKPYESYDSLQITLEASGAIFGILSVYFSIKKNIWVYPTGIISTLIYVYLLFNAGLLGDCMINVYYTVMSIYGWVLWARNSEDHVHVEVTWATRKEWIYASILFILSLALVTLIYYYKPYIDNQFSMEGTSLGLYHLDWANWMDVFTTSIFLVGMWFMAKQRIENWIFWIIGDIICIPMMIFKGLGITSVQYLVFTIMAILGYLNWKKSFKEKKVQ, encoded by the coding sequence ATGAATTTATATGATCTTTTTGTAAAGCCTTATGAAAGCTATGATTCCTTACAAATTACATTGGAAGCATCAGGTGCTATTTTCGGAATACTGAGCGTATATTTTTCCATTAAGAAAAATATATGGGTATACCCTACCGGCATTATTTCAACCCTGATCTATGTATACCTTCTTTTCAATGCCGGGCTGCTAGGAGACTGTATGATTAACGTCTATTATACTGTCATGAGTATTTACGGCTGGGTTCTATGGGCAAGAAATTCTGAAGATCATGTTCATGTAGAAGTTACATGGGCTACCCGAAAAGAATGGATATATGCAAGTATTCTTTTCATACTGAGTCTGGCACTTGTTACTCTTATTTATTATTATAAGCCATATATTGATAATCAGTTTTCTATGGAGGGAACCAGTTTAGGATTGTATCATTTGGACTGGGCAAATTGGATGGATGTTTTTACAACTTCAATATTTTTAGTAGGAATGTGGTTCATGGCCAAACAGCGCATTGAGAACTGGATTTTCTGGATTATCGGAGATATTATCTGCATCCCTATGATGATTTTTAAGGGACTTGGAATCACTTCGGTTCAATATTTGGTATTTACTATAATGGCTATCTTAGGATACCTTAATTGGAAAAAAAGTTTTAAAGAAAAAAAAGTACAATAA
- a CDS encoding amino acid permease, with protein MSKIWVKKPLSAYEADMKKSELKKVLGKWSLTAIGVGAIIGGGIFVLTGTGAYYHAGPALAISFIIAGIACVFAALCYAEFASIIPVEGSAYAYAYGTVGEIFAWAMGWCLILEYAMASMAVSVSWSGYFNKFLKIFNIHLPAYLTSDPASYTGDGFSMNLPAFILVLLITALLVKGTKEAAGANNLIVLMKTSAVIFVIIAGVYIIFSNTDLYNAVDGVKNWKPFIPDQVQIKNSEGDLVSAYGIKGIISGAAAIFFAYIGFDAVSTQAGEAINPKKDVPFAIIASLLVCTALYICVSLVLTGMMHYTDFNPEGKYPDAIKAPVAYAFEIAGKHWASNIVTIAATVGLISVVMVMMMGQSRIFIGMAKDGLIPGFFGQLHPKTKTPYKGIILLGIVVALIAAFTPISTLADMTSFGTLFAFTLVCIAVWVMRKKEPNLIRPFKVPAYKIVVALGVFINIYLIFNLSAHALELSAVWLFLGGLVYFLYGKSNSKLNNPEKYQDAE; from the coding sequence ATGTCGAAAATTTGGGTTAAAAAGCCACTAAGTGCCTATGAGGCAGATATGAAGAAAAGTGAGCTGAAGAAAGTCCTTGGAAAATGGAGTTTAACAGCAATTGGAGTGGGTGCTATCATCGGTGGTGGAATCTTTGTTCTTACCGGAACGGGAGCCTATTATCATGCAGGGCCAGCACTTGCCATTTCTTTTATCATAGCAGGTATTGCCTGCGTTTTTGCTGCATTATGCTATGCAGAATTTGCATCCATTATTCCTGTAGAAGGTTCAGCTTATGCCTATGCATATGGAACAGTAGGAGAAATTTTTGCATGGGCCATGGGGTGGTGTCTCATCCTCGAATATGCCATGGCGAGTATGGCCGTTTCCGTGAGTTGGTCCGGTTATTTTAACAAATTTTTGAAAATATTTAATATTCATTTACCGGCCTATCTTACATCAGATCCTGCCAGTTATACAGGAGATGGTTTTTCAATGAACCTGCCGGCATTTATTCTTGTTCTTTTAATTACTGCATTATTGGTAAAAGGTACTAAAGAAGCGGCAGGGGCTAATAACCTGATTGTTTTGATGAAAACTTCTGCAGTTATCTTTGTAATTATCGCAGGAGTCTATATCATTTTTTCTAATACTGATCTTTACAACGCTGTAGATGGTGTTAAAAACTGGAAACCTTTTATTCCGGATCAGGTACAGATCAAAAATTCTGAAGGAGATCTGGTTTCCGCCTATGGTATTAAAGGGATTATTTCCGGAGCAGCAGCTATTTTCTTTGCTTATATTGGTTTTGATGCTGTTTCTACACAAGCTGGAGAAGCTATTAATCCTAAAAAAGATGTTCCCTTTGCAATTATTGCATCCTTGTTGGTGTGTACAGCGCTTTACATTTGTGTATCGCTTGTATTGACAGGTATGATGCATTATACAGACTTTAATCCTGAAGGGAAATATCCTGATGCCATTAAAGCACCTGTAGCCTATGCTTTTGAAATTGCCGGAAAACACTGGGCAAGTAATATAGTAACGATTGCTGCTACTGTAGGATTAATTTCTGTAGTAATGGTAATGATGATGGGACAGTCAAGAATTTTCATCGGGATGGCAAAAGACGGGTTGATTCCTGGATTCTTCGGTCAGCTTCATCCAAAAACAAAAACACCTTACAAAGGAATTATTTTGTTAGGAATTGTAGTGGCACTGATCGCTGCATTTACTCCAATTTCAACGTTGGCAGATATGACAAGTTTCGGAACCCTGTTTGCATTTACACTGGTTTGTATTGCTGTTTGGGTGATGAGAAAAAAAGAACCTAATTTGATCAGACCTTTCAAAGTTCCGGCTTACAAAATAGTTGTAGCATTGGGAGTGTTTATCAATATTTATTTGATATTTAACTTAAGTGCCCATGCATTGGAACTTTCTGCTGTATGGTTGTTCTTAGGAGGTTTAGTCTATTTCCTTTATGGAAAATCAAATAGTAAACTTAATAATCCTGAAAAATATCAGGACGCAGAATAA
- a CDS encoding TonB-dependent receptor domain-containing protein, which yields MKNKTEIVNIFTRKTLGLTLVLSAAAMAFAQEKAGVSGTIVNKKNQPVPYASVTFSNKANKALSDAVLADEKGQYKLELVPGDYDITVEAIDYKKNVISKNIAIAGNIGALSLEPEAATTIDGKTKEIQGVVITASAAKPYKVELDKKTYDPSQDIVSKGGSLQDVLTNVPSVSVDTDGTVSMRGSTNVKFLINGKPSALLGIDDGANALQSIPADQIERIEVITNPSSKFEASGTSGILNIILKKNKKIGFNGSVVGSLGYFPRTSLNTNLSWRKNNWTWFVNGGGGYTENKTKNNSETTYHNITFPKILPNTQPNDVLEHQLQNSTSKTYNKNYNVSAGFVYDLSDKTSINVTGLVRTFEGDGNELLQTYDSFHRFFKDPSDPNGTAGTWQLLNPYGQRESKTIFNNLAFQGDVGVDHKFDDNGQNLSVSLSLQRNRSNNNADILETNDLLPDIQDITRRHSVSKTVIGKADYELPIGEKSKIEAGYRLDVNDNTYDNFVSSTSSNPYIPNYNNNTDYREIFNAFYLQFKSKIGEKFAYQLGLRDELSNVKINYINQNPNDPQINKTKNYNNLFPSVFLSYDISKNNQILVNYSRRIDRPRSFFMVPFPNYSNSQNIFEGNIDLNPSYVDSFEVGYNITRKKFTINPTLYYRHATDDTKMLVYRPDENLGVFYTKPINLGSDDRYGLDLNFTYDPFAWLKIMGSLDMFGYKTTGIAYYDAFDKNKQKQTRNMDFTGDGFSTRARLNTTFKLDKTLSVQLQGFYRGAQKSANQNTQDMYALNLGASKTIWKGDGTISFNIQDIFNTRSREVFSFNEDYTRRNYMQWQPRQFSISLTYRFKQGEKVDQPKKKKDINSNAAGDDQQGGPM from the coding sequence ATGAAGAATAAGACAGAAATTGTCAATATTTTCACCAGAAAAACTTTAGGACTTACGTTAGTACTTTCAGCTGCAGCGATGGCTTTTGCACAGGAGAAGGCTGGAGTTTCGGGGACTATTGTCAACAAAAAAAACCAACCGGTTCCTTATGCCTCTGTAACTTTCAGCAATAAGGCAAATAAAGCATTAAGTGATGCGGTACTGGCAGATGAAAAGGGGCAGTATAAGCTTGAGCTTGTGCCGGGAGATTATGATATTACGGTAGAAGCTATTGATTATAAAAAAAATGTAATCAGTAAAAATATTGCAATAGCAGGTAATATCGGAGCATTATCTTTAGAGCCTGAAGCTGCTACAACTATTGATGGAAAAACAAAAGAAATCCAGGGTGTTGTGATCACTGCTTCAGCAGCCAAACCTTATAAAGTAGAACTTGACAAGAAAACATATGATCCTTCACAGGATATCGTAAGCAAAGGAGGAAGTCTTCAGGATGTATTGACCAATGTTCCTTCAGTTTCTGTAGATACGGATGGAACGGTTTCTATGAGAGGGAGTACTAATGTAAAATTTCTGATCAACGGAAAGCCTTCTGCCCTTCTGGGAATAGATGATGGTGCCAATGCCTTACAAAGTATCCCGGCTGATCAGATTGAAAGAATTGAAGTAATTACCAACCCTTCTTCTAAATTTGAAGCAAGCGGAACTTCCGGTATTCTGAATATCATCCTTAAAAAGAACAAAAAAATTGGATTTAACGGTAGCGTTGTAGGGTCATTAGGATATTTCCCAAGAACCTCGCTTAATACCAATCTGAGCTGGAGAAAAAATAACTGGACCTGGTTTGTGAACGGAGGTGGCGGCTACACGGAAAACAAAACTAAAAATAACTCGGAAACGACTTACCACAATATTACTTTTCCTAAGATACTTCCTAATACGCAGCCAAATGATGTTCTTGAGCATCAGCTGCAAAACTCCACCAGTAAAACGTATAACAAAAATTATAATGTAAGTGCTGGTTTTGTATATGATCTGTCTGACAAAACATCCATCAACGTAACAGGATTGGTAAGAACTTTTGAAGGAGACGGAAATGAGCTTCTGCAGACTTATGACAGTTTCCACAGATTTTTCAAAGATCCTTCAGATCCTAATGGAACTGCGGGAACATGGCAATTATTAAACCCTTACGGACAAAGAGAATCTAAAACTATATTTAATAACCTTGCATTCCAGGGAGATGTAGGTGTAGATCACAAATTTGATGATAATGGTCAAAATTTATCAGTATCATTAAGTTTACAAAGAAACAGAAGTAATAATAATGCTGATATTCTTGAAACCAATGACCTGCTTCCGGATATACAGGATATTACCAGAAGACATTCTGTAAGTAAAACGGTTATCGGGAAAGCAGACTACGAATTGCCAATAGGAGAAAAGTCTAAGATTGAAGCAGGATACAGATTGGATGTGAATGATAATACTTATGATAACTTCGTAAGCAGCACTTCCAGTAATCCTTATATCCCGAACTATAATAACAATACGGATTACAGGGAGATCTTCAATGCTTTCTATTTACAGTTTAAGAGTAAAATCGGAGAAAAATTTGCTTATCAGCTTGGTTTAAGGGATGAACTTTCCAATGTAAAGATCAATTACATCAATCAAAATCCTAATGATCCACAAATAAATAAAACAAAGAACTACAACAATTTATTTCCGAGTGTATTCTTAAGCTATGATATATCTAAAAACAATCAGATTTTAGTTAATTATTCCCGTAGGATAGACAGACCAAGATCTTTCTTTATGGTTCCCTTCCCGAATTACAGCAACAGCCAGAATATTTTTGAAGGAAACATAGATCTTAACCCATCTTATGTAGATTCATTTGAAGTAGGGTATAATATTACAAGAAAGAAGTTTACTATTAATCCTACCCTATACTACAGACATGCCACTGATGACACTAAAATGCTAGTCTACAGACCTGATGAAAATCTGGGAGTATTCTATACAAAACCTATCAACCTTGGAAGTGACGACCGTTATGGTTTGGATCTGAACTTTACCTATGACCCTTTTGCGTGGTTAAAAATAATGGGTAGCTTAGACATGTTCGGATATAAAACTACCGGAATTGCTTATTATGATGCTTTCGATAAGAATAAGCAGAAGCAAACCCGAAATATGGACTTTACCGGAGATGGTTTCTCTACCAGAGCACGTCTTAATACGACATTCAAACTTGATAAAACGTTAAGTGTACAGTTGCAGGGATTCTATAGAGGAGCTCAGAAATCTGCCAACCAAAACACTCAGGACATGTATGCCCTGAACCTTGGTGCTTCCAAAACGATCTGGAAAGGAGACGGAACAATTTCCTTCAATATTCAGGATATCTTCAATACGAGAAGCAGAGAAGTATTCAGTTTCAATGAGGATTATACACGAAGAAACTATATGCAGTGGCAGCCAAGACAGTTTTCTATTTCTTTAACCTATAGATTTAAGCAGGGTGAAAAAGTAGATCAGCCTAAAAAGAAAAAGGATATCAATTCCAATGCAGCCGGAGACGACCAACAAGGTGGTCCGATGTAA
- the mltG gene encoding endolytic transglycosylase MltG, whose translation MKKAILIIILLVFVAAGFFGLRFYNKYLGNNVEKDGYVLIPHRAGFKQILDSIAPYIKDRESFEAVAKEKGLETNFKAGRYHIQSGTGNKNLVNMIKAGNQAANSYRIGDFGDMYQMIGKVTKKTEIDSLHFINDLDAVAQEKGYKNVEDLKKYFFIDTYNFFWTVSPREFFAKFENQYNDFWTSERKNKEQQSGLTRDQIYALASIVYKESGGKKDEMKTIAGLYLNRYRKGMKLQSDPTVIYAINKQTNFKESIKRVLYKHLSTPSPYNTYANAGIPPGPICVVDKNSVDAVLNAENNNYIFMCADPARLGYHKFTASAEEHAVNAKAYQDWLNSKNIK comes from the coding sequence ATGAAAAAAGCTATTCTCATTATTATTCTGCTGGTTTTTGTAGCCGCAGGATTTTTTGGTTTGAGATTTTATAATAAATATTTAGGAAATAACGTAGAAAAAGACGGTTATGTTCTGATTCCTCATAGAGCTGGTTTTAAACAGATCCTAGACTCTATTGCTCCTTATATTAAAGACAGAGAGTCTTTTGAAGCTGTGGCTAAGGAGAAAGGTCTTGAAACTAATTTTAAAGCAGGACGTTATCACATCCAGAGCGGAACAGGAAATAAGAACCTTGTCAATATGATCAAAGCAGGTAATCAGGCAGCAAACTCTTACAGAATCGGGGATTTTGGGGATATGTATCAGATGATTGGTAAGGTAACTAAAAAAACGGAAATTGATTCGTTACATTTTATAAATGATCTGGATGCTGTGGCACAGGAGAAAGGCTATAAAAATGTTGAGGATTTAAAAAAATATTTTTTCATTGATACTTATAATTTCTTCTGGACCGTAAGCCCGAGAGAATTTTTTGCAAAGTTTGAAAATCAGTATAATGATTTCTGGACGAGTGAAAGAAAAAACAAAGAACAGCAGTCTGGCCTTACAAGAGATCAGATTTATGCACTCGCTTCTATTGTTTATAAAGAATCCGGAGGAAAAAAAGATGAGATGAAAACGATTGCCGGATTGTATTTAAACCGTTACAGAAAAGGGATGAAACTTCAGTCTGATCCTACTGTAATTTATGCGATCAATAAGCAGACTAATTTTAAAGAATCTATTAAAAGGGTATTATATAAGCATTTGTCTACACCATCACCTTACAATACTTATGCAAACGCAGGTATTCCTCCTGGACCAATCTGTGTAGTGGATAAAAATTCAGTTGATGCTGTTTTAAATGCTGAAAACAACAATTATATATTTATGTGTGCTGATCCGGCAAGATTGGGATACCATAAGTTTACGGCAAGTGCTGAAGAACATGCTGTGAATGCAAAGGCCTACCAGGACTGGCTCAACTCAAAAAATATAAAATAA
- the galE gene encoding UDP-glucose 4-epimerase GalE → MAILVTGGLGYIGSHTVVELINSGFEVVIVDDLSNTERFILKNIEEITGKKPAFYPFDLRRKELLTQVFDAHQIDGCINFAASKAVGESQIKPVDYYENNLFSLINILQEFKVREISNFIFSSSCTVYGQADVMPIDENTPLKVPESVYGKTKQMGEQILIDFANAYHRKVSLLRYFNPIGAHPSAKLGELPIGVPNNLVPYVMQTASGVREKLNVWGDDYATEDGTAVRDYIYVVDLAKAHVAALKKLIEDSSSEAVIDTYNLGTGKGSSVLEVVKAFEKANNVEVPYQICARREGDITVAYANAEKAEKELNWKSETSLEESLRTVWEWQKYLNTRNA, encoded by the coding sequence ATGGCAATACTTGTTACGGGAGGACTTGGTTATATTGGTTCTCATACGGTGGTAGAACTTATCAATAGCGGCTTTGAAGTAGTTATTGTAGATGATTTATCCAATACGGAAAGATTTATTTTAAAAAATATAGAAGAAATTACAGGTAAAAAGCCGGCTTTTTATCCTTTTGATCTAAGAAGGAAAGAACTTCTTACTCAGGTTTTTGATGCCCATCAGATTGATGGCTGTATCAATTTTGCGGCTTCTAAAGCGGTAGGAGAGAGCCAGATAAAACCTGTGGATTATTATGAGAATAATTTGTTCTCATTAATCAATATTCTTCAGGAATTTAAGGTAAGAGAAATCTCTAACTTTATTTTCAGTTCATCCTGCACCGTATACGGACAGGCTGATGTAATGCCGATTGATGAAAATACTCCTTTAAAAGTACCTGAAAGTGTGTATGGGAAAACAAAACAAATGGGAGAGCAGATCCTGATTGATTTTGCAAATGCCTATCACCGTAAAGTTTCGTTATTAAGATATTTTAACCCGATTGGAGCCCATCCTTCTGCAAAACTTGGAGAGCTGCCAATAGGTGTTCCTAATAACCTGGTACCTTATGTGATGCAGACGGCTTCAGGAGTACGTGAGAAACTGAATGTCTGGGGAGATGATTATGCTACAGAGGATGGAACAGCCGTTCGTGATTATATTTATGTTGTTGATCTGGCGAAAGCACATGTTGCAGCATTAAAGAAACTGATAGAAGACTCTTCATCTGAAGCTGTGATTGATACCTATAACCTGGGAACAGGAAAAGGATCATCTGTGCTGGAAGTAGTGAAAGCATTTGAAAAGGCTAATAATGTAGAGGTGCCCTATCAGATCTGCGCCAGAAGAGAAGGAGATATCACTGTTGCGTATGCCAACGCTGAAAAGGCCGAGAAAGAACTCAACTGGAAGTCTGAAACGTCTCTGGAAGAATCTTTAAGAACGGTTTGGGAATGGCAGAAGTATTTGAATACAAGGAATGCATAA